A stretch of the Macadamia integrifolia cultivar HAES 741 unplaced genomic scaffold, SCU_Mint_v3 scaffold2164, whole genome shotgun sequence genome encodes the following:
- the LOC122065958 gene encoding probable E3 ubiquitin-protein ligase rbrA (The sequence of the model RefSeq protein was modified relative to this genomic sequence to represent the inferred CDS: added 78 bases not found in genome assembly), with the protein MDGLVEALQSNAQRIYAFTDSKIVYDQIVHGEGLENQLLIAMRQRVLEHVSKVESFVLKLVPSIELERPSRLAQVAIGIVCLCSKGKGSVEDCPICCEEKPSSMMVTMKCTHKFCSHCMRIYVDGKLQTSHVPIRCPQSGCKYYISACEYKSFLPVTCYASLERALVEADILNPDKIYCPFPNCSVLFNPRECLSTRASSSSQLDASCVECPECQRFVCVDCGVPWHSSMSCEEYQNLPMEERDAGDITLHRLAQNKKWRRCQQCRRMIELTQGCYHMTCWCEHEFCYSCGAEYRDGRQTCQCAFWDEEVFENSVTHSSIDSEQWRWEWDTFDSIPTVMDAYSEQERSQLALIQRFLAGGFSLSDHPPCQSPPRCSDSYVDTIKDLHQLPWLERFVSVISDNYYEDYNQ; encoded by the exons CAGATTGTTCACGGGGAGGGACTGGAGAATCAGCTTTTGATAGCCATGAGGCAAAGGGTTCTGGAACATGTTAGTAAGGTAGAATCTTTTGTTCTGAAACTAGTTCCCAGTATTGAGCTGGAAAGGCCCTCACGATTAGCCCAAGTAGCCATTGGCATTGTttgtttgtgttccaagggaaaGGGATCTGTTGAAGATTGTCCTATATGTTGCGAGGAAAAACCATCATCAATGATGGTAACCATGAAATGCACCCACAAATTTTGTTCCCATTGTATGAGAATCTATGTCGATGGAAAATTACAGACCTCTCATGTACCCATAAGGTGTCCTCAGTCAGGATGCAAGTACTACATCTCTGCTTGTGAGTACAAATCCTTTCTTCCCGTCACCTGCTATGCGTCTTTGGAGAGAGCACTTGTGGAAGCTGATATTCTCAACCCAGACAAAATCTATTGCCCCTTTCCTAATTGTTCAGTGCTGTTTAATCCTCGTGAATGTTTATCAACTAGGGCAAGCTCCTCAAGTCAGTTGGATGCCAGCTGTGTGGAGTGCCCCGAGTGTCAGAGGTTTGTTTGTGTGGATTGTGGAGTACCATGGCATTCTTCCATGAGTTGTGAGGAGTATCAAAACTTGCCCATGGAGGAGAGGGATGCTGGGGACATCACTTTGCATAGACTGGCACAAAATAAGAAGTGGAGGCGTTGCCAGCAGTGCCGGAGGATGATTGAGCTCACACAAGGGTGTTACCACATGACCTGCTG GTGTGAACATGAGTTCTGCTATTCCTGTGGTGCTGAATATAGAGATGGCCGACAGACATGCCAATGTGCCTTTTGGGACGAAGAGGTTTTTGAGAACTCAGTTACTCACTCTAGCATAGACTCTGAACAATGGAGATGGGAATGGGATACCTTTGATTCAATACCAACAGTTATGGATGCATACTCAGAACAAGAGAGATCACAATTAGCACTCATACAGCGTTTCCTTGCTGGGGGGTTCAGCCTAAGCGACCATCCCCCTTGTCAGTCTCCACCCAGGTGTTCAGATTCCTATGTTGACACCATAAAAGATCTCCATCAGCTTCCCTGGCTTGAGAGGTTTGTCTCTGTGATTAGTGATAATTACTATGAAGATTATAACCAATGA